In one Conger conger chromosome 5, fConCon1.1, whole genome shotgun sequence genomic region, the following are encoded:
- the senp6a gene encoding sentrin-specific protease 6 isoform X2: MAQKRSTFIEALNRSEARKDGGFKQNWSFSHCDGSEEKKTDSSLVTMSEAGEQRDPTPEGKKSPPLKPFCTSDSLKTYERRPNQLRMYKGSGGGLNRLGVGKAISETQPAVTSPGPNRANYFILSPAPSPGVLVQGRLFQHANAPAVIRKASQSNHDLKERKDFTTQPIQRVDIDSIILTCPEVPAASSLVLGGDIKRRIQSKRSTPLEASGSFVSPAKKVEALDPQDYFTVCGKCSKQSENHVKCQNCGNALVPDSPARAEPASPLARPPARPQAAVGPNNLLAKSFYGPASVRSQRVDVVMSPPVRITRGSLVLPRNGRAVGYSPYAAKGPKGSKRQPAAKQNELNDPIVLSSDDDEEEEEDMDNGSTGSVSRMDSISPRPADSAHSSPAPSGGRVEAAVKGRSEQEEITDTYITDSISKLPAPRKHRMKDQFGNMVPDETNHSPTLTKRRKVSLSYRLDSIILDCRSVRVGTLRRMVTKPVIFTVEYIQIETAAPDQDGPEKVKLRASELTSCEWCSTRKLPSIFLQTTPAEGQRLRSQLKMSQDEGGVWYDCNSTSTEEKYIVLIFETGLSMHEQVILEDILQEISRANNLSDFPAKLTFEEANVRLVQYNRLKGKTSDSAIQRRMSTRLRDFFDEDEDEDDMAELHPTFAGPVVKLIVYPPPPAKGGISVTNEDLHCLNNGEFLNDVIIDFYLKYLFMEKLKKEDAHRSHVFSSFFYKRLNQRERRNVPDTANLPIQKRKHNRVKTWTRHVDLFQKDFIFVPINESAHWYLAVICFPGLEGARFEPGPLPQAPPQAPADGSAGEEPAAQGEEQQQASANEEPEGRSETTPTPGSADASSESDSNSEQARGGASSNDGAPEGKDAPGDGQNGQADAQPHYTDGLHRISVCYGSKDGAEDTCTFSDDQSSSQDECSEDGAMSDDTINYAENAEWTSRPTVCKQPCILIMDSLRGPTRSTVVKTLREYLEVEWEVRKGTQRSFGKEVMRGSSPRVPQQDNFSDCGVYILQYVESFFESPLPSFHLPMNLTDWFPQQRMKKKREEIKDLILAIQSQQQMDKKGPTQGQGSAPPTDPKEGSAPGPDAQDTAVSS, translated from the exons ATGGCACAGAAGAGAAGTACTTTTATTGAAG CTCTAAATAGATCTGAGGCCAGGAAAGATGGCGGTTTCAAGCAAAACTGGAGCTTTTCTCATTGTGATGGCAGTGAAGAGAAGAAGACTGA CTCTTCCCTGGTGACCATGAGCGAGGCAGGTGAGCAGAGGGACCCTACACCAGAGGGAAAGAAG TCCCCTCCCTTGAAACCATTTTGCACAAGCGACAGTCTGAAAACATATGAACGAAGGCCAAATCAATTAAGGATGTATAAAGGGAGTGGCGGTGGGCTGAACAGGCTGGGAGTCGGCAAGGCCATAAG TGAAACCCAACCTGCTGTGACGTCGCCGGGACCCAACAGAGCTAACTATTTTATCCTCAGTCCTGCTCCCTCACCCGGCGTGCTGGTTCAGGGCCGGCTCTTCCAGCACGCCAACGCCCCCGCTGTCATACGAAAGGCCTCCCAGAG CAACCACGACTTGAAGGAGAG GAAGGACTTCACAACCCAGCCGATCCAAAGAGTAGATATAGACAGCATCATCCTCACCTGTCCAGAAGTCCCAG CTGCCAGCAGCCTGGTTCTTGGAGGCGACATCAAACGGCGAATCCAGAGCAAGCGGAGTACGCCACTGGAAGCATCCGGAAGCTTTGTGTCGCCGGCCAAGAAAGTGGAG GCCCTGGATCCGCAGGACTACTTCACGGTGTGCGGGAAGTGCAGCAAACAAAGCGAGAACCACGTGAAGTGTCAGAACTGCGGCAACGCCCTGGTCCCGGACTCCCCTGCCCGGGCGGAACCGGCCTCCCCGCTGGCCCggccgcccgcccgcccccagGCCGCCGTGGGACCCAACAACCTGCTCGCCAAGAGCTTCTACGGCCCGGCATCGGTGCGCTCCCAGCGGGTGGACGTGGTGATGAGCCCCCCGGTGCGGATCACCCGGGGGAGCCTGGTGCTGCCGCGCAACGGGAGGGCCGTCGGCTACAGCCCCTACGCCGCCAAGGGCCCCAAAGGCAGCAAGAGGCAGCCGGCCGCCAAGCAGAACGAGCTCAACGACCCAA TCGTGCTCTCCAGCGACGacgacgaggaagaggaggaggacatGGACAACGGCAGCACGGGCAGCGTCAGCCGAATGGACAGCATCTCCCCACGGCCCGCAGACTCCGCACACTCCTCACCAGCGCCCTCTGGAGGCAGGGTGGAGGCAGCGGTGAAAGGCAGGTCGGAGCAGGAGGAGATAACGGACACCTACATCACGGACAGCATCTCGAAGCTTCCGGCACCGCGGAAGCACCGTATGAAAGACCAA TTTGGAAACATGGTACCAGATGAAACCAACCACAGCCCCACCCTGACGAAACGGCGGAAAGTCAGCTTGTCGTACAGGCTGGACAGCATCATCCTGGACTGCAGGAGCGTACGGGTGGGAACTCTACGCAGGATGGTCACCAAGCCTGTCATT ttcacAGTAGAGTACATTCAGATTGAAACTGCAG cccctgaCCAGGACGGTCCAGAGAAGGTGAAGCTGAGGGCTTCGGAGCTGACCAGCTGCGAGTGGTGCAGCACCCGAAAGCTGCCCTCCATCTTCCTCCAGACCACCCCAGCCGAGGGCCAGCGCCTCCGCTCCCAGCTCAAGATGTCGCAGGACGAGGGCGGGGTGTGGTATGACTGCAACAGCACAA GCACGGAAGAGAAGTACATCGTCCTGATCTTCGAGACGGGGCTGTCGATGCACGAGCAGGTGATCCTGGAGGACATCCTCCAGGAAATCAGCAGGGCGAACAACCTGAGCGATTTCCCAGCCAAGCTGACGTTTGAGGAGGCCAACGTCAGGCTTGTGCAGTACAACCGGTTGAAAGGAAAG ACTTCTGATTCGGCCATCCAGAGGAGGATGTCCACTCGCCTCCGGGACTTCTTCGATGAAGACGAGGATGAGGACGACATGGCCGAGCTTCACCCCACCTTCGCCGGACCAGTCGTGAA GTTGATAGTTTATCCTCCTCCGCCAGCCAAAGGGGGCATATCCGTCACCAACGAAGACCTCCACTGCCTCAACAACGGGGAGTTCCTGAACGATGTTATCATCGACTTTTACTTGAA gTATTTGTTTATGgagaagttaaaaaaagaagacgCACACAGGAGTCACGTCTTCAGTTCTTTCTTTTACAAGAGACTcaaccagagagagaggagaaatgtACCGGACACAGCTAATCTACC GATACAGAAGAGGAAGCACAACAGAGTAAAAACATGGACCCGCCACGTCGACCTCTTTCAGAAGGATTTCATTTTCGTCCCCATTAACGAGTC GGCTCACTGGTACTTGGCTGTGATCTGCTTCCCGGGTCTGGAGGGTGCGCGTTTCGAGCCCGGCCCTCTGCCCCAGGCCCCACCCCAGGCCCCGGCGGACGGCTCCGCGGGGGAGGAGCCAGCGGCCCAGggggaggagcagcagcaggcctCGGCCAACGAGGAGCCGGAGGGCCGTTCGGAGACCACGCCCACGCCGGGCAGCGCTGACGCCTCCTCGGAGAGCGACTCCAATAGCGAGCAGGCCAGGGGCGGGGCCTCGTCCAACGACGGAGCCCCGGAGGGCAAGGATGCTCCCGGCGACGGGCAGAACGGCCAAGCCGACGCTCAGCCACACTACACAG ATGGCTTGCACCGAATCAGTGTATGCTATGGATCAAAGGACGGTGCTGAAGATACGTGCACCTTTTCAGATGACCAAAGTTCCAGTCAG GACGAGTGCAGCGAGGATGGAGCAATGTCTGATGACACAATCAACTATGCAGAGAATGCAGAGTGGACCTCCAGACCCACCGTCTGTAAACA GCCTTGTATTCTGATCATGGACTCATTACGGGGCCCTACCAGGTCAACAGTGGTGAAGACTTTAAGAGA GTACCTGGAGGTGGAGTGGGAGGTGAGGAAAGGGACCCAGAGGAGTTTTGGGAAGGAGGTGATGAGGGGGTCCAGCCCGCGCGTGCCCCAGCAGGACAACTTCAGCGACTGCGGCGTGTACATCCTGCAGTACGTGGAGAGCTTCTTCGAG AGTCCACTCCCAAGTTTCCATCTGCCCATGAACTTAACAGACTGGTTCCCACAGCAACGGATGAAGAAGAAACGCGAAGAGATTAAAGATCTCATTCTGGCTATCCAGAGCCAGCAACAAATGGACAAGAAGGGTCCAACCCAGGGTCAAGGGTCAGCCCCGCCCACCGACCCCAAGGAGGGGTCCGCCCCCGGGCCTGACGCACAGGACACCGCCGTGAGCTCCTGA